A window of Candidatus Nitrosotenuis uzonensis genomic DNA:
AAGGAGTGGTTAGCTTTAGTCCATCTTGCCTATCTTGAAGACATTTGTGCCACATTTTGGACAAGTGCCCTTTACGGCAGGTCGACCATTTTTTAGCTTCACTTCTTTGGGATTTTTGATGTCCCTTTTTGCTCTACATTTTACACAGTAAGCTTGAGCCATTGTGACTGGACTACGAAGTGCGTATATTTAGCAAGAGGCTGTAAAAATTATTTAACTATAGTATGGATGAGTACCTTGTAAAATTGCCTACATTATGATCTAATATATAATAGATGACGAATTCTGATCCAAATTATCGATCAGTTTTGACGATCATTGTATCATTTCAGTTATATTATAAACACCAAATTTTCTACAAAAACAAAGTTGAAATCAAAGAAAGGAATCATCATCACTGGAATAGTACTAGCCGCAATTACAGCTGCCAGTTTTGCAGTATGGATGATACCTCAAGACATCCCAACCAGATTTGTCATCTCAAACCCAGAACAAGACATAGACGCCTTAATCGAACAGCAAAAAATAGTATCAGAGTCAACCTCCGAAGAGTTCAACAAGATGCTCAATGGGCAAATAACCCCAGACAACTATGTCAATATTGCAGAGATTTCACGCTCCCAAGTAAATTCATTCATAATAAAGATCTTAGAAAGCGAGATACCAACAGAATGGAACGAATCATATGCTGCTTTCTTAGAGCATCTGCGCTCATACAATTCATATCTTGCTGAGACAGTAGTGGTTGCCAAGAAGCTCAAAGACAACCCTCAGTCAGACATAACTGAAGACATCGGCAAACTTGAACAATACATAGCCCGGGCTAATGAGTATTTATCGCAATCTAACTTGGCCAGACCCTAGTTTGATTTACGCCTGAATTCCTATCTGTAATATTTTTAATAGTTGGAAAGTGTTAATAGGCAATTTTGTAATAGAGAACAGCAATGTCTCTTAACAACTCCAAGCTGGAAAAGGACGTACAAGCGCCAATAACTAGCAGACTGCTTGTAATTTGTGTTGACAGAGACAATGATGTAGGCGATAAGGCCGGCGTTGTCACCCCTGTTGTGGGAAGGAACGCATGCATAGAGGCTGCCCAAAAGCTAGCCCTTGAGGATCCGGAAGATGCTGATGCAAACTCGATCTTCTTTGCAGTAAAAACGTATGAAGATTTGGCAAGAAAAGGGTACCAAGCAGAAGTCATCGTAGTAGCTGGAGTTGAAGATAGAGGAGTGCAGGCAGATGAAAAAATCGTTCGTGAAGTAAAATCTGTACTTGCAAGTTTTTCTGCAAACGGTGCAGTGATAGTGTCAGATGGTGAAGACGACGAGTCAGTTATCCCCATAATTCAGAATGTAATACCGATTGTATCTGTGCAAAGAGTTGTGATGAAGGTGAGCCGAAGTGTGGAATACTCTTACGCTGTTTTTGGCAAATACCTCAAGATGATTGCTTATGATTCAAAATACTCAAAATTCTTTTTGGGTGTGCCTGGAATTTTGCTTGTGATTGGCGGAATTGGAACAATATTTGGATACACACAAGAGATCTTTGCAGTGCTAGTTAGTATTTTGGGCGGCGCATTTTTGATTCGCGCATTCGATGTAGATAGAGCTCTGACTAACCTCTCAAAACCCACACCTGCAAGTTTGATAAGAACATTCACTTTCATAACAGGAATCATCATAGGACTTGCAGGAATTTTATCTGGCTTTTCTGCAATTCACACAAACATACTCGATCCGCAGATATTGGACTCTGGCATACCAAATCTGTTTGCAGACAGAGTTGTATTAGGAGAGTTCATTGCTGGCGCACTGCCATTTTTGTGGATGGGCACAGGCTCAGTGTTTGGAGGAATTCTACTCAGCCACTGGCTAAAAGGCAGCCTAAGACAGATTACCGACATATTACGACTCATAGTACTAGTCTCGCTATATCCAACAGTCTACCAGTTCACAAACCTGCTGATATACGATGAGAGTTCATTCACTCTGATTCCGCCATTTTTGGCAGGGCTTTTAATAACACTGATATCTGCCACCTTCTTATTCCGCAAGTATAGGAAGAAGAAGGGGGGAGAAGTGTTAACAGAATAAAACAGACGGCTAGTTTCCTCTCTTGGTTTTACAGGATTTACACAAAGAGGCTAGAATCTGAAATCAGAAAGGGAGAGATACCAAACCATTTGGCAGTCATTCTTGATGGCAACCGTAGATGGGCAAAAAAAGCCCTTGCCGCAAGCGAGGTAGGACATCACATAGGAG
This region includes:
- a CDS encoding DUF5679 domain-containing protein — encoded protein: MAQAYCVKCRAKRDIKNPKEVKLKNGRPAVKGTCPKCGTNVFKIGKMD
- a CDS encoding DUF373 family protein → MSLNNSKLEKDVQAPITSRLLVICVDRDNDVGDKAGVVTPVVGRNACIEAAQKLALEDPEDADANSIFFAVKTYEDLARKGYQAEVIVVAGVEDRGVQADEKIVREVKSVLASFSANGAVIVSDGEDDESVIPIIQNVIPIVSVQRVVMKVSRSVEYSYAVFGKYLKMIAYDSKYSKFFLGVPGILLVIGGIGTIFGYTQEIFAVLVSILGGAFLIRAFDVDRALTNLSKPTPASLIRTFTFITGIIIGLAGILSGFSAIHTNILDPQILDSGIPNLFADRVVLGEFIAGALPFLWMGTGSVFGGILLSHWLKGSLRQITDILRLIVLVSLYPTVYQFTNLLIYDESSFTLIPPFLAGLLITLISATFLFRKYRKKKGGEVLTE